Genomic window (Candidatus Afararchaeum irisae):
TGACCGTCCGAGTTGCCGACAACGGACCAGGTGTACCCGACGAGAAGAAGGACGAGATATTCGGCAAGGGTGAGAAGGGGCTCGAAAGCGAAGGTACGGGAATGGGTCTGTACCTCGTCCACAGTCTCGTAGACAGCTACGGAGGCGAGGTATGGGTCGAGGACAACGAACCCGAGGGTGCCGTCTTCGTGGTCGAGTTCCCCAAACCTTCCCATCAGTGACCCTCCTCAGTCGGACTGTCGGCTCGGCTCAACACCGTGCTGTGAGAGTATCTTCTCGAAGTCAGACTCTTCGACACGCGCTAACTCAGCACCCCTGGCGACGGATATACCGACTTTCTGGTAGGCGAGTAGGGTTTCGTCAATCTCGGTGGTCTGTGAGAAGAGACTCGGGAGAGATACCCAACCGTGTGATACAGCCCATCACGAAAAACAGCGGGAAACCGGATGTCACCGAGGGGTTATGTCAAATACTGCCTTATCTTTTCCAGAGGTTTTAAACATATAGGACGGGAGTCTTTATGTAGCATGACATATGAGAACCTCGATCTCAAAATAATAAACCTGCTTGAGGACGACGGACGGGCGAGCCTCAGGAGTCTCGCGGAGGAGCTCGACGTCTCTGTCACTACCGTGAGTAACCATCTTCAGAGCATGGAGGACGAAGGCGTCATAAAGGGATTCAAACCCGTCCTCAACTACGACGAGCTAGGCTACGGCGTCACAGCGACCGTGATGATAAAAGCCGAGGGTAACAGCATACTCGAACTCACTGAAGACCTCAAGGGGATAGACTCGTTCCTCAGCGTCTACGAGGTCACGGGGGAGTTCGACATAATAGCGGTGGGTAAGTTCGAAAGCACCGAAAGCATGAACGACACCATAAAGGGTCTGCTTGAGAACCCCAACATAGCAGAGACCAACACCAACGTAGTCTTGGAAAGTATAAAGGAAACTCAAGGAATAAAACAGTAACTCCAAAAAGCTTAAATTAACTAAGGGCTTAGACCCAGCCTCGGAACCGACCGGGGTCAGTAGCCCTGTTTTATGACCTCGCCCTTCGCGAATGTCTTCTTGACGTCGTCTATCCTTATCGTGACGGTGTCGTCGACATCCGTGTTAGGGACGAAGATGACGAAGTTGCCGTCGACCTTTGCGACACCGTCGCCGTCGTCTCCGAGACTCTCGATTGTGACCTCACGGATCTCGCCTTTCTCGACCGGAGGACTGTAGCTCTCTGATCCGTTGTCTTCTATCCCGGTTGTATCTCCTGTGGAGGACGTCTTCGGCTTCGGATTTGAGGGGCTCTCAAAGACACCGAACCTGTAGCTTCCCCTCTCTTCGATCTCTCCGAACTCTATCTCTGTCTTGGGAACTTCGATGACGTAAGAGCCATCGCGCTCTTCGACGCGTGAATTGAACAGACATAGTAGGTCTTCTGGAATCAATTTCATATCCTCAAGGTACAATTCCAATCTGTCCGACTTGTATCCACCGACTTAGACCGATGTGAGGTATACAGCTACGACTGCGAGACAGATGCCCAGGGTTTTTCTCACGGTGACGGGCTCGTTAAGAAAGACCATACCTACGACCGAACTCGTGACTATGAACATACCGAATATCGGAACCACGACGCTGATCTCACCCATCGAGAGCGCCCTGTAGTACGACAGTATTCCGACTGCGAGGAAGACTCCCGCGGCGTAGACGTATACCGAACGCGGCTGTGTGAGGTACGGACGTACAGACTTCCCCTCGAAGACGACGACACCGACGGTTATGACGACGAGTATAGAGTTCGAGATTAGGGCTGCGACGTCACTCGGTATCTCCTCGGTGGCTGTCTTCATGAGGATAGGAACCACCGTGTACGATCCGAGTGCTACGACTGCCCAGGCTACGTAGTTCATCCCTACGGTATAAGTCATGTCTCTGTCAGATACGTCTTCTGTCTGTGGCTGGTCGCCGACAGATATTTAAGAGGGGAGCCTCTACTGTGTGATGCGTTACCACACAGCAGATAAGAATGTTCAGATGTAACTGTCAGAACCCCGAGACTGAGGACAGACTCAGAGTCAATATCTCCGACGCGGGCGCAGGAACGAGAGTCACCGTCTACAGGAGCGGAGAGCCCGTCGACTCGGAGTCAGAGACTCCAGACGTAGACCACTCAGTTTCCGAAGCCTACTGCCCGAGGTGTGAGGAGACAGCCGAGTGGGTCGATCCTTCCGAGGAGATCTATCCCAACGACTTCGTTGTCTTCGAGTGGAAGGGCAGACAGAGACAGGGTGAGGTCTACCGTATAAAGGCTGAATCTGACAGGATAATCATACAGGAGTACACCGAAAGCGGCAAGCCCAAGAGCGGTGTCGTGAGAGGCGTTGAGAGGGACAAGGTCGAGCTACACTCCGAGGGACGTCCTCCCGTTAGTCAGGCTGACTCGTGACCTTTCCGATAACGTAACTGTTTTGATGCTTTCGGTCGCACAGAGAGTAGATGTGTGTGTGTCCGAAGAAGACTTGACCTGGATCTGTCTCTGTCTCCCGTCGAGGTATACGACGCCTTGGACGCCGACGTTATTCTCGAAGGAACCCAGAGAGGCTGGGAGACATCGTACGTCGGAGCCGATCCGTTCGAGAGCTTCCGTTATTCGAGATCGGGAGATAACCCGGGAGACAACGGTCTCGGGAAGCTCTCCGACTGGCTCGACAGCTTCGAGGAGAGGTTCGGGGCGACTCACGCAAGAGCCTTCGGCTACATAGGCTACGAGATCTCCGGGGAGATAGAGGACA
Coding sequences:
- a CDS encoding TRAM domain-containing protein, with the protein product MKLIPEDLLCLFNSRVEERDGSYVIEVPKTEIEFGEIEERGSYRFGVFESPSNPKPKTSSTGDTTGIEDNGSESYSPPVEKGEIREVTIESLGDDGDGVAKVDGNFVIFVPNTDVDDTVTIRIDDVKKTFAKGEVIKQGY
- a CDS encoding EamA family transporter codes for the protein MNYVAWAVVALGSYTVVPILMKTATEEIPSDVAALISNSILVVITVGVVVFEGKSVRPYLTQPRSVYVYAAGVFLAVGILSYYRALSMGEISVVVPIFGMFIVTSSVVGMVFLNEPVTVRKTLGICLAVVAVYLTSV
- the lrp gene encoding HTH-type transcriptional regulator Lrp, which gives rise to MTYENLDLKIINLLEDDGRASLRSLAEELDVSVTTVSNHLQSMEDEGVIKGFKPVLNYDELGYGVTATVMIKAEGNSILELTEDLKGIDSFLSVYEVTGEFDIIAVGKFESTESMNDTIKGLLENPNIAETNTNVVLESIKETQGIKQ